Proteins encoded in a region of the Melospiza georgiana isolate bMelGeo1 chromosome 2, bMelGeo1.pri, whole genome shotgun sequence genome:
- the ARL11 gene encoding ADP-ribosylation factor-like protein 11 — protein MGKLISKGWRKRDARVIMLGLDFAGKSTLLYKLKSGQAVETCPTVGFNVESLRTPCGISFTLWDVGGQDSLRASWPNYLEDINTLIFVLDSTDTARLAEAMAELEEALRHPGMAGTPVLLLANKQDVPGALAPAQLGEMLRLGGLARHRWMLRGCSAHTGQGLQEVLAILGMLLRGSGHSSLSQEQLIAELAERRQAPEQT, from the coding sequence ATGGGGAAGCTGATCTCCAAAGGCTGGAGGAAAAGAGACGCTCGAGTTATCATGCTGGGGCTCGACTTCGCTGGCAAATCCACCCTTCTGTACAAACTGAAGAGCGGCCAGGCTGTGGAGACCTGCCCCACGGTGGGATTCAACGTGGAGTCTCTGAGAACTCCCTGTGGCATTTCCTTCACCCTCTGGGATGTGGGGGGACAAGACAGCCTGCGGGCCAGCTGGCCGAACTACCTGGAGGACATCAACACCCTCATCTTCGTGCTGGACAGCACGGACACGGCCCGGCTGGCCGaagccatggcagagctggaggaggccCTGAGGCACCCCGGCATGGCTGGCACCCccgtgctgctcctggccaacAAGCAGGACGTGCCGGGAGCgctggctcctgcccagctcgGGGAGATGCTGCGGCTGGGGGGGCTGGCCAGGCACCGCTGGATGCTCCGGGGCTGCAGCGCCCACACCGGCCAGGGCCTGCAGGAAGTGCTGGCCatcctgggaatgctgctgcgGGGCTCGGggcacagctccctgtcccaggagcagctcatCGCGGAGCTGGCGGAGAGGAGGCAAGCTCCAGAGCAAACCTGA